One segment of Ipomoea triloba cultivar NCNSP0323 chromosome 12, ASM357664v1 DNA contains the following:
- the LOC115999436 gene encoding uncharacterized protein LOC115999436, with protein MAQFGKLQAEHLQLFGKLQAEIDGLKAQQQGGGNQFSNQPLSSNGRLPASIENPRYQVNAITTRSGLALKDPPFPSNDPVPEKADKKDEGVQVEDVLDDSEEEPVVQGDSVKEKVPEKNESAPCKKHERKNKKEDDSVIPYNLLPYPQRLWKSKESDRESKFYKMLDKLEISMPFVEAISQIPSYKKFLKNILGQIPSYKKFLKNILGNKKKPEKSAENILGNKKKPEKSAVVDLGNKKKPEKSAVVDLSEGALTCAVLQHKLPPKLKDPGSFFIPCIIGGFVVGGALCDLGASVSLMPYSLCKRLNLGTPKPTSMTLQMADRSIKRPVGVLEDVPVMIDQYFIPGDFVVLDIEEDAKVTIILGRPFLATAGALIDVRRGKLVREVAENKIEFDIFKMTKHQPSYVDECYLIEGLGNGIAESKKIELGDFHDSPIDPGSPELSSVLKQKKKFSGSGGFYKRWMRELSKFKRPPDRVVHNPT; from the coding sequence ATGGCTCAATTTGGCAAGCTACAAGCAGAACATCTTCAGCTTTTTGGCAAACTGCAAGCAGAAATAGATGGTCTCAAGGCTCAGCAACAAGGAGGAGGTAATCAGTTTTCTAATCAACCTTTATCTTCGAATGGTAGACTGCCAGCAAGCATAGAAAATCCAAGGTACCAAGTGAATGCAATCACCACTAGAAGTGGATTAGCTCTGAAGGACCCCCCTTTTCCTTCGAATGATCCAGTGCCTGAGAAAGCTGATAAGAAGGATGAGGGTGTTCAGGTTGAGGATGTTCTTGATGATAGTGAGGAGGAGCCTGTGGTGCAGGGAGATAGTGTTAAGGAGAAAGTTCCTGAGAAGAATGAGAGTGCTCCATGTAAGAAgcatgaaaggaagaacaagaaggAAGATGACTCGGTTATACCTTACAACCTGTTACCATATCCACAGAGGTTGTGGAAATCAAAGGAGTCTGATAGAGAGAGCAAGTTCTATAAGATGTTGGATAAGCTGGAgatctccatgccttttgttgaagcaATCAGTCAGATTCCATCGTACAAGAAGTTTCTGAAGAATATTTTGGGTCAGATTCCATCGTACAAGAAGTTTCTGAAGAATATTTTGGGCAATAAGAAAAAGCCAGAGAAGAGTGCGGAGAATATTTTGGGCAATAAGAAAAAGCCAGAGAAGAGTGCGGTGGTGGATTTGGGCAATAAGAAAAAGCCAGAGAAGAGTGCGGTGGTGGATCTGAGCGAAGGAGCCTTGACCTGTGCAGTTCTTCAACATAAACTTCCTCCTAAGCTGAAAGACCCAGGTAGTTTTTTCATCCCTTGCATCATTGGTGGATTTGTAGTTGGTGGTGCTCTGTGCGATCTGGGTGCCAGTGTTAGTCTTATGCCATATTCTTTATGTAAGAGACTCAACCTGGGAACACCAAAGCCCACTTCTATGACCCTACAGATGGCGGATCGCTCCATAAAGCGTCCGGTGGGAGTTCTAGAGGATGTCCCGGTCATGATTGATCAGTATTTTATACCAGGGGATTTTGTTGTACTGGATATAGAGGAGGATGCCAAGGTTACTATTATACTTGGTAGACCTTTTCTAGCTACTGCTGGTGCACTTATTGATGTGAGAAGAGGAAAACTAGTGAGGGAGGTGGCTGAGAACAAGATTGAGTTTGACATATTCAAAATGACGAAACACCAGCCCTCGTATGTTGATGAATGTTACTTGATAGAAGGGCTGGGTAATGGCATTGCTGAGAGTAAAAAGATTGAGTTAGGGGATTTTCATGATTCCCCTATTGATCCTGGATCCCCTGAACTGTCAAGTGtgctgaaacaaaagaaaaagttctcTGGTTCTGGTGGTTTCTACAAAAGATGGATGAGGGAGCTGTCTAAGTTCAAAAGGCCACCGGATCGCGTGGTCCACAATCCTACCTGA